Genomic DNA from Carnobacterium divergens DSM 20623:
CAAGTTTTCTTCATGGTTTTCATTTAATACACAATAGCTACAGTACCTTACACACTTTCATTTTTGTGTATTTTTATTTATTTAACTCGTTATTTATTAATTGTTAATTGAACTTTATTGTCAATAAACATTTGAACAATATAGGCTACTTCATCTTCTACCATTAGAACGCCATATTGTTTTTCAATTGCCATTAAAGCTGTTTTAACAATATCCATTTCGATTCGATGTTGTTTTTTATACTCTTCTAAATTAGGAAAATTACGAATAACCGTCCCTACTTTTAGGCGTTCAACTAAAAAGGCTAAGTGAATCATAATTCCTGTATCGACACCCGGTTCAACAATAATATGCATATCTGTTTGAAGTTGGTGGACAATTTTTTGAGAAAGCATCACTAGTTTATGAACCGAACCAACATTACGAATCGTTCCTTCTAGTGATTGAATCATTTGTTCTACAGGAATTTCTTCGTCAACAATTCGTTTTAAAATATTTAATTTTTCATCATTAAAAATATCATAGGCTGAAAAATATGGAATGTTTTGATAATCAAATTCAACAGTCCCAACAATCGCTTTAATTTCATATTCTTCCATCAAATCATCAATATGTTGTTTGAATGCTTCCCTGTGTAAAAATTGTAATTGAATAATTTTCGTGCGGCTTTCATCAATTACAGGGCTGATTCGCTCGTTTAAATGTTTTGCTACACCTTCCCCTGTAAAACAGGTGACTAATACAGCTTTTTTTTGCGGTTTTTCATTGGTTAAAGGATGTTTTGAATAATTTTCAAATGAAAGTTGGCAATTTTGATAAATGTCTTCCAACGTTCTTCCTACAGATGCCATTCTTACTGCTTCTAACACAATAGGGGTACTTACCATAGAAAGGGATTTTGTACGAATGCCTAGTTCTTCAGAAAGCATATTGCCAAAAGAAGTTAGCGAACCCATGTCGGACAATACTAATAACCCATGTTTATAAGACTCTCGATCTGCAAGTATTGTTGTTTTAACGCGCTCATACATCTTTTGAACTTCCATCGTCAATGGCATATCAATAGCGACTCCAACTTTGGTGTCTAGCAATTCTTGTACAGTCTCTAACATACTAGTTGCTGTTGATCGCCCATGCATTAGAACCATAATAGAGACGAGTTCTTCTTGCGGTACTACTGCGTCGCTAATATCAATCGTTAAAAACATGGTAATAAAACCGATTTCATCAAAAGGGATTTCAATTTGTAAACTTTCTTCAATCATACCAGATAAATCAATGGCTACTTGGAATTCTTTTGAATAATTTTTTCGAACATTGTTTAAATCTGGATGAACAATTTGACGATTTTCTTTGATACGTTCAATCGAACTTTGCAAATGTAGTGCAAATGCAAAACGCGCTTTTGGATTGTAGCTTCGATCTAGTCGTTCTTCGGCTAAGTCATAGAGTTGGTCCGTTAAACTTCGAATATCTTCTGGGATCAAATCTTGATGAACTTCACTCATCGATAATTTTTCAACATAATCTCTAAAATATTTGTTCATATCTGTTGCCATTAATTCTTCTAAATTGATGTCATCAATTGAACCTGTTGCTAAAATTTCATCTACTTTTTCCTCAATAATACTGTATACACCCATATCTTTATCTGTTTCTTGACCACTTGGAACATAGCTAAATTGACTGGTTTTATGATCAATTAATCGTTCCATACGTTCAGGCGCTTCTTTGACTAAAAGCAATCCTTTTTGAACTTGTAATGGCAAATCTTTTTGGGAAATACGTAAATATTCTTCTTGGTGAGTTCGGTAGTGTAAAAATGCTTTCGCGCATACTAATTTTAAATCTCTTTGGACTTGTCCAATATTGCCCTCTGCATGGTATAACATGAAAGCTAATAATACTTCTCTTTCTACGACAATTTTTTGGCCAAGACGATCTGATTCTTTTTGTAAAAAAGTAGCAACTAATTCATAGCGTTCATCAATTGATCTTTCTTCTAATGGAGGTAATGTAATCATCATTGGAATACGGCGATTAAACGTTGACAGTAATGTATCAGAATTTTCTGTTGTCGCTCCTATAATTTGAACACTTGCTTCATGGACTTGACTGCTTTCACCTAGCGGACGGTAAATCCCTTTATCGATGAAAGTAAAGAGCATTTCTTGTCCTTCTGGAGGCAAACGATGGATCTCATCTAAAAAAAGAATTCCTCCATTTGCTTTATTCATTAACCCAGGGCGATCTTCGGCAGCCCCTGTATAGGAACCTTTTTTAACACCAAAAATATGACCAAATAATAATTGAGGATTTTGAGCATAATCCGCGCAGTTGAAAGAAATAAAAGGAGCGTCTGCGGCTAATGTTTCTGACTCTACTGCAAAGTGGTACATCGACTCAGCAAATAGGGATTTACCTGTTCCTGTTTTACCAAAAATAATAGTGTGTAATCCTCTTGGGGGATATAAAATGGCCGCTTTTGCTTGTTGAATCATTACTTTAAGAGATTCTTTATTCCCAATAAGATGAGCAAAGGATTCAGTATCATTTGTCGCATGTTCTTTCTTTTTATCAAGGCGTTGATACAAAACTGGTCTGCCGTTTATTTTTTCAATGGCTTTTTCTTTAAACAAATCATTTAAATATCTACTTACGTTTGCACGATCTAAATCCAATTCTTTTGCAATCTCAACTGCTGTAAATTGTTCAGATCGATTTTCTAAAAAATTTAAAATATCTTTTTTTCGATTAGACAACTAGTATTCCCCCAATCTAAACTTGTTCAAACTTCTATTTTTAAATAAAATGGGCTTTTTTATCTTTATTCTTTTGTTTTTCTTCTTGCCCCTTTGTTTTTTTGATCTTTCTTTTTGTTTTTTCTTTTTTTAGGAATTTCTGGAGTAGGAGCATTTTTTTTCTTTTCTTTTTTTACTTTTGGAGAAGCTGGTTTACTTTCTACTTCAACTTGTTCTGTTTGTTCTGGACGCTCAGTAACAATTTCTCCGCCAAATAGATATAATGGCGTTAATTCAATCTCTAAAGGCTCGACAATTTTTTTAAATTCACGACGTTCTCGATCATTCACCAAGGTTAAAACTGTTCCGTCAGCCCCCATTCTAGCCGTTCTGCCTGAACGATGAATATAGCTTTCTTTAGTCATCGGTAAATCATATTGAATCACATAAGGCAAACCGTGAATGTCTAATCCTCTTGACGCCACATCAGTTGTTAATAAAAGTTTTACTTTTTTATTTCTAAATTGTTGCAAAGCGTGTTGACGTTCTGTTTTATATTTTTCTCCATGTAAGACCGCAACGGAAACACCTTCATAACTTAATTTTTCAGCTACAGTTACTAAATTGGCTACGTTATTGATAAATACCAAACCACTGAAGTCAGGGAGTTGTGTTAATCGTTTAATAACTTCAACACGTTTTCTTGTTGGCGTTTCAATATAGCCATGAACAACGGTCCCATGTGACTCATCTTCATTCGTTACATCAATCCATAGTGGATCGCTATTAAACCATTTTGGCATCTCAGTCATGATTTCATTACTGGTTGCTGAGAAAAAACCCATTTGTCGTTCATTTGGCATGTTAGCCACTACTTTTCTAACAGTTGCTAACTGATCTTGTTGAAGTAAATGATCTGCTTCATCTAAAATGACTGTTTTCACTTGGTGTAATTTTAATTTTTTTAAATCAGAAATTTCTAAAATTCGACCTGCTGTTCCTACAATAATTTCAGGCTTGTCTCTTAATTTTTCTAGTTGACGTTTAATATTGGCTCCACCAATTAAGGGTTGAACTTTAATGTCTACTTGTTTCGCCCATTCTTTTACAACGGCTGCCACTTGAACAGCTAATTCTTGTGAGGGTGTTAAAATAACAACTTGTAACCCAGCCTTTGGCACGATTGTTTCTAAAAGCGGGAGTGTGTAAGCCACTGTTTTTCCTGTTCCAGTTGGTGAAATGCCGATCACGTCTTTGCCTTCAATTAATGGCGTAAATACTTTTTCTTGAATTGCAGAAGGTTGATTGTACGCTAATTTTTCCCAGTATGCTTGTAGTTCGTTTGTTAGTTTATCCATAGTGTGTAATTTCCCCGTTTCTCTATCGTTCATCTTATCTATTATACTTTAAAAAAACGTCCTTTTGTTGGATATTTTTAATAAATTCCTTTTTTATTTAAATTACTCTATTTTATTATCCGCAATTTAAATTTATATCATCAAAAAACCATTAGATTTTTTCATCCAATGGTTTTTGTTTACTTATTTAAATTTTATCTGCGTCAAAAACAATGCCTGCATCGTCTCTAAGTTTTTTCAGCACTTCATTCACTTGTTGACTTAGCAATAACCACGATTGATAAAGCTCTTGATTTTTTTTATCTTCTGGATGATTCAATACTTTAGCAAAGGCTTTTGCTTCATCTACCATTGGATTTTCTTGAGGGGGTGTTGCTAGTTCTTGACGTGTCGCTGTTTTACGGTCAATAACTTCAATTGACGAAATGGCGTTTACTCCATCCATAAGAATGGTTTGATTAAGTGTGTAGATTTCTGAAGGTAAGTACGAATCAACCATTTTACCTGTTAAGAGTGTCACATCGAAACCTGGATATCTTAAAATCATGGTTCCCATTCCGTCAACTTCCGTTGCGATTTTTTGTGCAAAATAATGACAGCTTATCGGCATCCCAAACCAACCAATTGCAGCATACACACCATACACACCTAAATCAGATAAAGCACCCCCTGAAAAGTGTGGTGAAAAAATATTGGGTTCTTGTCCTTCTAGCACTTGATCATAGCGAGAAGAGTATTTCATATAAGTAAAGGTTGCCCCTTTGATATCATCTATTTTCGTTAATTCTTCTTTTACAATTGCAAAATTTTGTTCGTGGATATGTCTTGCTGCTTCTAAGAGAAATACATCGTTTTCTTCGGCTACTTGTTTAGCAGCATGCCATTCTGTTGGATTTGAAAACATCGGCTTTTCAACGATTACATGTTTTTTTGCTTTCATTAATGTCAACGCTTGTTGAAAATGTAGGCTATTTGGCGAAGCAATATAAACAACATCAATTCCTGGATGGTTTGCAAAATCTTCTAATTTTGTCTCAAAAATAGTGGCTCCATAAGGTTTTCCAAAAGTTTCAGCTTGTTCCTTTTTTCGTGAATAAACAGCCACTAGCTGGTACTCTTTTGTTTCAATGGCAGCATCAATAAATTGATTCGTAATCCAGTTTGTTCCAATAATTCCTAAATTTAACATTGCTTCACGTCCTCAATTAGTTTCATCGTCCTATTAAATCAATTTAGTTTAAAAGGAATCGACTTATTTATTGTAATCGTTTTAGGGGTCACCTGACAAGTATAAGCTATTGTATTAACACCAGTTTTTAATGCGTTTTCCATTGCTTCTTGAAGCGCTGGCTGCATCTTTCGATTAATTGTTGCAGATTCTACTCCTTCCATTTGAACAATAAAACAAACACATCCATAGAATCCTACTTTCACGGCATGAATTAGTTCATTAACGTGTTTTAATCCTCTTAAAGTTGGAGCATCTGGAAATGACACTTGGTTATTTTTTTCTAGGGTCATTCCTTTTACTTCAATAAATCCTTTTTCAGATTTATCGGTTTCAAAATAAAAATCAAATTTTGAATTTTGATACACAACTTCTCTTTTTAAGGTTTGAATGATTCCTTTAACCCCTGGCAACTGCATTTTTCCAGTCAATAAGCTTTCCTCAACTATTTCATTAGGAACTTGACTGTCAATATTTATCAGTCTATTTCCTTTTAAAACCGAAATTAAGTCATAATCTGTTTTTCTCGTTTTAGAGGGAACATAATTTAGGTATACCGTCACTCCTGGTATGAGCAATTCTTTGCATCGTCCAGTGTTTTTAACGTGTGTTACAATCTCTTTTCCTGCAACTTGGCAGATAGCAATAAAACGATTTGGTCGTTCGATAAAGGTTCCTTTCACAATCTCTCGATACTCTACCATAAAACACCTCATCTATTTTAATTTAGTCTGTTTTTTTCTATACTAAAAAATCGAAAAGCTAAAAAGAAATTCTCTTAGCCTTTCGATTTTATTTTAACCCATCTCATTAAGGATATCCATGTCTTCATCTGATAATTCAAAATCAAAAATCGCTGCATTTTCAATTAATCGTTCTTTATGGGTTGTTTTAGGGATAGGAATAACGTCTCTTTGAATATTCCATCGTAATACCACCTGTGAAACTGTTTTATTGTGTCTATTCGCAATTTTCAATAATTTATTTTCAGTAGTTAATTTGCCTCTTTTTAATGGTGAGTAAGCCATTGAGACAATGTTTTTACTCTCACAAAATTCATGTAGCTCTTCTTGACTATGACCGGGGTAAATTTCATATTGATTGACCGTCGGTTTTATTTTAGCTGATTTTAATAAGGGTGTTAAATCACCCCGGGTAAAGTTTGCTACTCCTAGCGCTCTTACTCGTCCAGCTTCCACTAAAGTTTCCATCGCTTGCCAGGTATCTAAATTAACATCATCTGATTCATTTGGCCAGTGAATCAATAATAGATCGATATATTCTAATTCAAGTCGTTTAAAGCTTGCTTCAAATGCTTTCACTGTATTATCAAAACCCATTTCATTTTTCCAAATTTTCGTCACAACAAAAAGTTCTTCTCTTGAAATGCCTGCATTGATTGCTCGATTGATACCTCGGCCAACTCCGACTTCATTATTGTACATCGTCGCTGTATCGATCAAGCGATAGCCATTCATAATTGCCGTAAAAACAACTTCTTCTACTTCGTTGTCGTCCATACCGTATGTTCCTAATCCTATACCTGGAATCGTTAACCCGTTTTTCAAAGGCAATCTGTCTAATAAACTTACTACCATTCGTATCACGCTCCTTTATAGATTAAGTTAAGTGTAACGAATTTAAAGAGTGAATTCAAAGAATAACCCTTATACTAAAGTAGCCTAGTCAAACCTATTTTAGTGTGTCTGCTAAATAGGAAGTGCGCTAAGGATTACCATTAACAGACATAAAAAAATCATACTAATAGTAAATTTTTTGTATAACATCAATAGAGCAATATATTCACGAATTAGTGCTGTTGGTAAAAAATAGAGCGCCGTTGGAGCTCCAACTCCTTCTGCCTTTAATTGGGCTTTTCTAGCATACAGTGCACCTCTTAAAACATGATAATTATTAGTTGAAAAGAGAATTTTTGGATTTTCTTTATCATTTTTCCAATCTTCGAAAATTATTTTTTTAGAAAATTTCATATTCTCATAGGTTGTCGTTGAAGCATCTTCAACCAAAATTTTTTCTTCTGGGATTTGTTGAGATAGTAAGTACTTCTTCATAGCAAACGCTTCTGATACTGGCTCATCTGCTCCTTGCCCACCGCTCACAACTATTTTACTAGAACTATTTTTAACGTAATATTCAATGGCTTTATCCAACCGACTTTTTAGTAAGGGGGGAACTTCTTCACTTTTTATTCCTGAACCCAGAACAATAATATAATCAATTTGTTTTTTTATAGGAATCATTTGATACATCCAAGAATAAAATAAATAACAAATAAAGAAAAAAGAAATCAACAGATCACTTAAGATCAAAAATAAAATTGCTGAAAAAAGAACTAAATGTATTTCACCTGATCCGATAGTTATTAAATAAAAAAAAGCAGGTACAACAATCAATAAATTCAATCCTAATAACGCTGAAAGTTTTGCAGTTACACTACGCCCTTCCTTAGTATTCATAATATGTGTATTAACAATAAAGAAAATACTGACACCTAAAAATAATACCGGAAATAGTAAATAAACAATCATTAGAACAATAAATGAACCTTTGTTAGACACTTCACCTATTTGAACTAATAGTAATGACAACAAAGTTAGCGTAAGAAAAATACTTCCAAATGCTACACTCATTCCTCCAAAAAAACTGCGACGCTCTCTTAATAAAACCACCATACCTATTATAATAAAACAACTTGCTAAAATAACGAACTCCATACTTCATCTCCTCTATAACAATTTGCATTTCTCTATTAATAGTTTATTAAATCTACACTTAGTATAATAGATTAATTTTCCACTTGCATCTGATTTGCTTTTAAAGATTCTGAATTAACTTGCTAAAAAAAAGTAAATAAAAAAAACCAAAAATTCTTTTGGTTTTTTTAGATTAGATTCAAGTATGATTAGACATCAGAAAATAATGTTTATTGATTTTTTTCAATTTCTTCTAAAGCTTTTTTAGGAACTTCGCTTTTTGAAACTTCTTCCCATGAAAGGACACCTTTTTTAGGGTGAACTTTAGCTTTCAAGTAAGCATTTTTCTTTAATGGGCGATCGAATCCTCCATTAAAAGATAATTTTTGTAATTCTCCATCTTCGTTGTAAAATTTTTGATTATAAGAATAGTTAATGCTTTCTCGATCTTGATCATCCTTTTGAATAAATTTATGACCGTCAGTTATGATTTGTGTGTAATATTCTTTACCAGTATATTCTTTTTGATAAAAAAATCCTGCTGCAACAGCTACTACTAAAATAATTAATGCAATTCCTTTTTTCATCTTAATCCCTCTTTTCTTTCTTACATTATCTCTTTTTGAAAGAAAAAAGTCCTTTTAATGAACTTACAATTTAGTCTATCAACCTTACAGTTTAGTCATATCAGTTGAGTGTCACAACAACTAGCTCTGGTCGATTATTGATTCTAAATGGAAACGTCGAATTTCCTATACCTCGACTAATCACTAATCGTTTACTTTTTAATTGTGAGTGATAATGAATGCCTTCTGAAAAAGTTGGGTATTTTCCTTGTCCAGGAGCGTATAGTCCCCCAATAAAAGGTACTCTTACTTGTCCTCCATGTGCATGTCCGCTAAAGGTAATATCTGGAGATTTAACTTGATCCAAATGATAGCTTTCAAAAAATTCAGGATGATGCGCTAATAAAATTTTGGGTTGTTCTAGCATTCCTTCACTCAATTCAATTCCACTTAAAATAGGAGTTGATTGCAACTTAAAATTCTCTTTTTCAGATAACCCCATTATAACAAGGCCTGCATTGCTAATTTGCAACCATTCAGCTTCATCAATTAGAACTCGAACTCCTTGTGAACTGAGAATATCTTCCCACTCCTGTAAGTGTCCACTTGATACATCATGATTTCCAGTGACGGCATAGGTTGGTGCGATTGCTACTAATTCACTCGCTATTCGAGATAATTCCAATTTTGGAAACTCTTCTACTCGGATGTCTACTAAATCACCCGTTAAAAGAATTAAAGCTGGTTTGGCTTCCCTTACTTTTGTAACCAATTTATCCAAAGAAACATTGTGTCTTGGAATGTGTAAATCAGATAAATGAACAATCTTTGTTTTTTTAAGACTTGTTGCTAGGTAAGGAATCGCAATATTATACTGTGTAATTTTAATCCAATGATTCTGACTATATAAATAGAGTCCCACTCCTATCAAAATAACGATACCTAAAATTAAATAATTCATAAAATAGCCTCCATACCCTTTCTTTTCCTATTGTCCAAATTTTTCAAATTGATCTTTGTCACCATTAAATACCGCTAAATCTAGGCTTTTTTGTTTAATACTGCCCTTTGATAAATCGCCTTCTTCTGTGTATTCCCAGAACTTCCAAGGAATATTCTCTTCTTTACTTGGTTTATTTTTTGTATCAACTAACCAAATATCAGATTCTACAAATTCATTTTTTATAAATTTTTGATAGACATTAGCATCCACACATAAAATTAAGTTCTGTCCTTTTTCATCCATAACAACTTGAATAAATGCCTTTAATTCCTTGACAACACTTTCTTTTTCAGGTGGATTTTGCTTGTATTGATCGTACAATTCAACCATCACAACTGAAGGTAAGTCGCCTTTTTGAGTGGAAACAACTTGATTAAAATGACTACCTTGTGTTGCTCCAGGGCTATCAAAACTAAAATAGTGACTAGCACCTCTTCTTAGTGACGTTCCTTGGATTCTCTCCCAATTAATTGCAAATTGGTCATCTGTGTAATTGCTTCCCTCTGTAGCTTTAATATACGCAAAAGACAGTTGATTGCTTTCAATTCCTTGCCAATCTAAGTAGCCATCCTCTTGTGACACTTGGATGCCTTTGACCGGAAATGACTTTGTATCTTCTTTGAAAAGTGACCAATTTGATTCTTTAGCGACAAATAAACTAATTGCCATACTAACTAGCAAAATGACACCAATGATTGCCGTTAACTTAATTTTATTTATTTTAGGATCTTTTTGCAGATAATAGATCGTCAAAACCTCCTAGTCTTATTTATCACTAAATACGAGATTGCTTTTCGTCTAGTTTATCATAATTTACAATATTTGGGTGTTTTTCTTTTTCAAAAACAAAAAAATAGAAACTTACTATAGTAAGTTTCTAGTCTTTTTAATTTTAGCTTATTCTACCCCATATGCAATACGTTTTACATTTAATAGGTGATGCGCTGTGACATTGTCTGTGGTGCTACTCCCACCCATTGCTCCACATCCTAAAGTCATTGACGGTGCTAGGTTCGTTGTTGCGCCTATTGCACCTAATGCTCCTAGTGTATTTACTAATATTCGCGATGCTTGCATTTCTAATCCATACTGTTCAGCTTTCAATTCATTTGTTGTATGAATTACAGCTGTATGACCCATTCCCTCATTTTCAAGTAATGCTTTACAAGTAGCTACTCCTGTTTCAAATGAAGAGACTGTGTAAAGTCCTAAAATAGGTGTCAGTTTCTCTCTTGAATAAGGATTATTTTTGCTAATTTCTGTTTGTTCTGAAATTAAAACTTTTGTTCCAGCAGGTACCGAAATACCTATTAAATCCGCCACTGCTTCTGCACTTTTTCCAGCTATCTCAGGATTTAAAGCGCCTGTTTCTCGTAAAATAAATTTACTTACTTTTTCAGATTCTTCTAAATTCATAAAGTAAACCTGTTTTTCTTTTAGTTTTGCTACAACTTCTGCTTTAATAGATTCTTCAACAACAATAGCCTGTTCTGATGCGCAGATAACACCGTTATCAAATGATTTACTACTAACAATCGCCTCAATCGCCTCTTCAATATTTGCTGAAGATTCAATAAATGCTGGTACATTGCCTGGTCCTACACCGATTGCGGGAGTCCCTGAACTATAGGCTGCTGTTACCATTGCTTTTCCACCTGTTGCTAAAATTAAGGCTACATTTTTATGTTTCATTAAGTCTTCTGTTGCAATAAGTGTTGGCTGTGTAATGACTTGAACCAAACCTGCTGGAGCACCAGCTTCAATTGCTGCTTTATCAATAATTTCTGCTGTCATTAAAATAGACTTTAACGCTTTTGGATGGGGTGAAAAAATAATAGCATTTCTAGTTTTTAATGCAATCATCGCTTTGAAGATAACCGTTGATGTTGGATTTGTTGATGGGATCAATCCAGCTACTATTCCTAATGGTATGCCAATTTCAATAATTTTATCTTGTTCACGACGATTGATTATGCCTACTGTGGGAAGATCTTTAATACTGTTATAGACTTGCTCGCTTGCAAAGGTATTTTTTATTATTTTATCAGGTACATTCCCAAATCCTGTTTCTTCATTTGCTGAAATCGCTAATTTTTCTGCATTTTTCAATGTATTTTGATAAATTGATTCAATAATTTTATCTACTTGTTCCTGTGTATAATCTGCAAATTTTTCTTGTGCTGTTTTAGCATTCGCTACTAACTCTTCTACTTCATTGAATGATTGATAGTTTGTCATTTAAATCGCTCCCTCGCTTTTATTAAAAACGCTTACAACATAAGTTTAGTTTATTTTAACCTATTTGTTAGGGAATATTTTGAGATGTTTTTGGAAAAAATTTACCTTTCGACTTATTTATTTTTTCACAAAGAAAGATACTTGAAACCTTATTGAATTAAAGGTATCATATAATAACAAGGGAAATTTCACAAATGTGACTACATACTAAATATTATATTAAAGGAGTTGGTAAAATGTGTCGTTTATTAATCGTTAGTGATGACTTATCTGAAAGAAGGGCTATTCGAAAATTAATTGAAGAAACCTTTATGAATATTAAAATACTGCCTGATGCAACAACAGAAGAAGAAGCTCTTAAGATTTCAGACCGTTTTCTCCCTGAAATGATGCTATTAGATATGGATACCATTTTTTTAGATGGATTTTCGTTAGAAAGAAAACTTTCTCAGCAGTTACCAAATTTAAAAACCATTATTTTTACAAAAAAAAATGACTTTGAAACTGTCCATCATGCGTTACGTTGTGGCTTCTTAGATTATTTAGTTAAACCAATTGATTTGGATGAATTGAAGTTTGCAATCGATCGTTCAGTTAAATCCCTTAATCAAGTATCTTTAATGGATATTTTAAATAATAAGCCTTCAAATTTAGCTAAAGAACAAGTCAATATGATGTTAGATTATATTCATGACCATTTTGATGAAGAAATTAATTTAACGACGTTATCAGATGTCATGCATTTAAACCGGCATTATGTTAGTCGCTTTTTTAAAGAAGCTGTTGGAATGAATTTTATTGATTATTTAACCAATTATCGAATCGAAAAAGCGAAGCAGCTATTGATGAAAACAGATGATTCTATCACTGAAATTGCTGGTACAGTAGGATACCTTGATGCGACTTACTTTAGTAAATTATTTAAGAAAAAAGCGGGCTTTTCACCTTACCAATATCGTAAAAAATTGCAGGGTGAGTGTCTTCCAACAAGTATATAAATAAAAAAGGTACTTTCCTAAAAATAGGAGAGTACCTTTTTACGAGTTTATTTTTTGACAAGTAATGTTACGCTCTCAACATGGTGAGTTTGAGGGAATAGGTCAACTGGTTGAATTTTTTCAACACTGTAGCCACCTTCGTTTAGCAACGCTAAATCTCTTGCTAATGTTGCTGGGTTACAACTTACATAAATCATTTTTGTCGGTTGCATTTTTACAACAGCTTCGATAAAGCTTGGTTCTAATCCTTTACGTGGTGGATCGACAACTACAAGATCAGCTTTCATATCTTCGTCGCTCCATTGAAGCATTACTTCTTCAGCCAATCCTGTTTCAAACGTCACATTATCGATTTCGTTGATTTCAGCATTGTTTTTCGCATTTTCAACAGCTGCTTCAATCATTTCAATTCCGTAAACTTGTTTTGCAGCTTTAGCTAATGAAAGAGAAATTGTTCCAATTCCACAATAAGCATCAATAACGGTTTCTTCTCCAGTTAGTTCTGCATAATCTAAAACAGTTTGGTATAGTTTTTCTGTTTGCGTTGGATTCACTTGATAGAATGAACGAGCTGAGATTTCAAAAGTATTTCCTAACAATGAATCACGGTAATTATCGCGACCCCATAAGACAATATTTTCGTCTCCCATAATCGTATTTGTACGTGTTGGATTAACATTTTGCACAATACTGACTACTTCTGGTAAAGCTTCCGTAATAGCAGGTAAAATTTTACTTGTTGGGAATAATTTTGGTGTTCTTGTTACTAAAATAATCATCATTTCACCGGTATAATAACCACGACGGACGATAATGTGACGTAGGTTCCCAGTATTTGGGCCTTCGTTGTATGGTTTCACATTAAATTCACGCATAATATCGCGCACAACCAGAATCGCTTTATCAATTTTAGGGTCTTGAATTTTAAAGTTTTCCATTGGAATAACGTCGTGGCTATTTTTACGGAAGAAACCTGTTGTTAATTTGTCATCAATTTTACGTACTGGAATTTGAGCTTTATTGCGGTAGCCCCATGGTTCAGCCATTCCGATTGTT
This window encodes:
- a CDS encoding Gfo/Idh/MocA family protein, which encodes MLNLGIIGTNWITNQFIDAAIETKEYQLVAVYSRKKEQAETFGKPYGATIFETKLEDFANHPGIDVVYIASPNSLHFQQALTLMKAKKHVIVEKPMFSNPTEWHAAKQVAEENDVFLLEAARHIHEQNFAIVKEELTKIDDIKGATFTYMKYSSRYDQVLEGQEPNIFSPHFSGGALSDLGVYGVYAAIGWFGMPISCHYFAQKIATEVDGMGTMILRYPGFDVTLLTGKMVDSYLPSEIYTLNQTILMDGVNAISSIEVIDRKTATRQELATPPQENPMVDEAKAFAKVLNHPEDKKNQELYQSWLLLSQQVNEVLKKLRDDAGIVFDADKI
- a CDS encoding sigma 54-interacting transcriptional regulator; amino-acid sequence: MSNRKKDILNFLENRSEQFTAVEIAKELDLDRANVSRYLNDLFKEKAIEKINGRPVLYQRLDKKKEHATNDTESFAHLIGNKESLKVMIQQAKAAILYPPRGLHTIIFGKTGTGKSLFAESMYHFAVESETLAADAPFISFNCADYAQNPQLLFGHIFGVKKGSYTGAAEDRPGLMNKANGGILFLDEIHRLPPEGQEMLFTFIDKGIYRPLGESSQVHEASVQIIGATTENSDTLLSTFNRRIPMMITLPPLEERSIDERYELVATFLQKESDRLGQKIVVEREVLLAFMLYHAEGNIGQVQRDLKLVCAKAFLHYRTHQEEYLRISQKDLPLQVQKGLLLVKEAPERMERLIDHKTSQFSYVPSGQETDKDMGVYSIIEEKVDEILATGSIDDINLEELMATDMNKYFRDYVEKLSMSEVHQDLIPEDIRSLTDQLYDLAEERLDRSYNPKARFAFALHLQSSIERIKENRQIVHPDLNNVRKNYSKEFQVAIDLSGMIEESLQIEIPFDEIGFITMFLTIDISDAVVPQEELVSIMVLMHGRSTATSMLETVQELLDTKVGVAIDMPLTMEVQKMYERVKTTILADRESYKHGLLVLSDMGSLTSFGNMLSEELGIRTKSLSMVSTPIVLEAVRMASVGRTLEDIYQNCQLSFENYSKHPLTNEKPQKKAVLVTCFTGEGVAKHLNERISPVIDESRTKIIQLQFLHREAFKQHIDDLMEEYEIKAIVGTVEFDYQNIPYFSAYDIFNDEKLNILKRIVDEEIPVEQMIQSLEGTIRNVGSVHKLVMLSQKIVHQLQTDMHIIVEPGVDTGIMIHLAFLVERLKVGTVIRNFPNLEEYKKQHRIEMDIVKTALMAIEKQYGVLMVEDEVAYIVQMFIDNKVQLTINK
- the sfsA gene encoding DNA/RNA nuclease SfsA, yielding MVEYREIVKGTFIERPNRFIAICQVAGKEIVTHVKNTGRCKELLIPGVTVYLNYVPSKTRKTDYDLISVLKGNRLINIDSQVPNEIVEESLLTGKMQLPGVKGIIQTLKREVVYQNSKFDFYFETDKSEKGFIEVKGMTLEKNNQVSFPDAPTLRGLKHVNELIHAVKVGFYGCVCFIVQMEGVESATINRKMQPALQEAMENALKTGVNTIAYTCQVTPKTITINKSIPFKLN
- a CDS encoding DEAD/DEAH box helicase, translated to MDKLTNELQAYWEKLAYNQPSAIQEKVFTPLIEGKDVIGISPTGTGKTVAYTLPLLETIVPKAGLQVVILTPSQELAVQVAAVVKEWAKQVDIKVQPLIGGANIKRQLEKLRDKPEIIVGTAGRILEISDLKKLKLHQVKTVILDEADHLLQQDQLATVRKVVANMPNERQMGFFSATSNEIMTEMPKWFNSDPLWIDVTNEDESHGTVVHGYIETPTRKRVEVIKRLTQLPDFSGLVFINNVANLVTVAEKLSYEGVSVAVLHGEKYKTERQHALQQFRNKKVKLLLTTDVASRGLDIHGLPYVIQYDLPMTKESYIHRSGRTARMGADGTVLTLVNDRERREFKKIVEPLEIELTPLYLFGGEIVTERPEQTEQVEVESKPASPKVKKEKKKNAPTPEIPKKRKNKKKDQKNKGARRKTKE